Proteins found in one Quercus robur chromosome 2, dhQueRobu3.1, whole genome shotgun sequence genomic segment:
- the LOC126705274 gene encoding uncharacterized protein LOC126705274, protein MFESSDDTFLFFPPLSTLYISLKIFLRNKHIFLSIFALATLPLSFLLFSLSLYSHRLKSHVYHLEFIALRSHTRFEARHVLQESRADALGLLKLRALFFLPNFLLSLVAAVTSVSSTVSAVHSKRPTLVSSFEAVKLTWKRPSVTTIFTYAISLFYAQLPRTLAALSGSPGSEFLVLLIGSGLEVYLMAVLSLGLVVSIAEDRFGWEAIRVGSGLMAGRRVSGWVLSGLFVLVSGAIAMDLERIVDGQDLLSSTSTAMRVVDGVRNKVGLILLYGVVVLWSYIVNTVFYCECRKRHVNRVEDESVAV, encoded by the coding sequence ATGTTCGAAAGCAGCGATGATACATTTCTCTTCTTCCCACCTCTCTCAACTCTCTACATTTCCCTCAAGATTTTCCTGCGAAACAAACACATTTTCCTTTCCATATTTGCCCTCGCCACCCTcccactttcttttcttcttttctctctatctttatACTCCCACCGCCTCAAGTCCCACGTTTACCACCTGGAATTCATTGCCCTCCGCTCCCACACGCGCTTCGAGGCGCGTCACGTCTTGCAAGAGTCACGCGCCGACGCTCTCGGCCTCCTCAAGCTCAGagctctcttctttcttcccaacTTCCTCCTCTCCCTCGTCGCCGCCGTCACCTCCGTCAGCTCCACCGTCTCCGCCGTCCATTCCAAACGCCCCACCCTCGTCTCCTCCTTCGAAGCCGTTAAGCTCACGTGGAAACGCCCCTCCGTCACCACCATCTTCACCTACGCCATCTCGCTATTCTACGCCCAGCTCCCGCGTACTTTAGCAGCTCTATCCGGGTCGCCCGGGTCcgaattcttggtcctcctaaTCGGGTCGGGTCTCGAGGTTTACTTAATGGCGGTGCTGAGTCTCGGCCTCGTGGTATCGATCGCGGAGGACAGGTTTGGATGGGAAGCGATTCGTGTCGGGTCTGGTCTAATGGCGGGTCGGAGAGTTTCCGGGTGGGTGCTTTCGGGTTTGTTCGTGTTGGTATCGGGCGCAATTGCTATGGATCTAGAGAGGATCGTGGACGGTCAGGATTTGTTGTCATCGACATCGACGGCTATGAGGGTAGTGGATGGTGTTAGAAATAAAGTGGGGTTAATTTTGTTGTATGGAGTAGTGGTGCTTTGGAGTTACATTGTTAATACAGTTTTTTACTGCGAGTGTAGAAAGAGACACGTTAATAGGGTGGAAGATGAGAGTGTTGCAGTTTAG
- the LOC126705284 gene encoding uncharacterized protein LOC126705284, protein MYKTNFDSVVFAESREARIGVVIRNSNGEVVASLSKKIPYPDSVEVLEALAVRRAAQFAVEVGTCQSVFEGDSEVVCKALKAADGGHPSIGQFVKDFLSTMSSLRTFSFSHTRWQGNSVAHTLAKRARGSLPLLVWMELVPSNIYEFVVSDFVSA, encoded by the coding sequence ATGTATAAGACAAACTTTGATAGTGTAGTCTTTGCAGAATCTAGAGAGGCAAGAATTGGAGTTGTAATTCGGAATTCAAATGGCGAGGTGGTAGCGTCGTTATCTAAGAAAATTCCTTACCCGGATTCTGTGGAGGTCTTGGAGGCCCTAGCTGTAAGAAGGGCAGCTCAATTTGCAGTGGAGGTGGGTACATGTCAATCTGTGTTTGAAGGTGACTCAGAGGTGGTGTGCAAAGCGTTGAAGGCAGCTGATGGTGGCCACCCGTCTATTGGTCAGTTTGTTAAAGACTTTTTGTCTACTATGAGTTCGCTTAgaactttctctttttctcataCAAGGTGGCAGGGCAATAGTGTAGCTCATACCTTAGCTAAGAGAGCAAGAGGGTCATTACCCTTGTTAGTTTGGATGGAGCTTGTTCCTTCGAATATTTATGAGTTTGTTGTTTCTGATTTTGTTTCAGCTTAA